CCGTTTCGATCAACGCCGCATAGAGGGCGAGTGCGTAATGGGCGGGAGAAAGGATGAAGCGGTCGTGTTCGGCGTCCCGCGGGCCGTTGTAAAGGGCGCCTGTCGTGTAATCCCGATTATTCGGCCCGGGAACCCCGCGAAACGCTCCTGGAAGCAGCGGGGAACCGGGTGCGGGGAGACGCATGACCTTTGTGTACATGACGGCGAGGATTTCCGCCGACGAACACGCCTGGCTCAAATACCCGCCGCCCGCTTCGAGCGTATGAAAAAGCACCCGGTAACGGATTCCCCTCGCAACACATTTTGCAATACCGATCCATGACGCTTCGTTCCCGACGGTTCGCATGACTTCTCCTTCTGTTGGCCCGATCTCATCGAAAGGCTTTTCACCCCGTTAACCGCAACGTGCGGCGACAACAGGCTTCACATGCCCGACCGATATATCATTGTTACTACATGGTTCGCCGCCGGTCAAATCCTTTTTCAAGGCAGTACCCGCACTCCGAATCCTTTTCATTTCACGGGATACCTTCTCGATTTTTCCCATTCTTGACCCGTTTTTTTATGTATGATACCTTTTTATCATGAAACCTGCAATCGCCGCCTTCCTGATTCTTTGTATCGCCTCTTTCACCGCTTCGTCCGGGGATACATCCACACCCGGGCTGCGGATAAACACGGAAATGCACACATCGACCGTTCACAAGATCGATCGCGACGCGGCGGGGAAATACCTTCTCAGCTGTTCTTCGGATAAAACCGCCCGCCTGTGGGATGCGGCCGGCGGAGCCTTGATCCGTGTTTTCAGACCCCCGATCGCACCGGGAAACGAAGGAAAATTGTATGCGTGCGCGCTTTCGCCCGACGGGTCGACCGCCGTGACCGGCGGCTGGACCGGAAAGAATGTGGCGGGTGAATACTGCCTGTATGTATTCAATACGGCGACGGGTGAGATGACGGGGAGGATCGGCGGGCTCGATCATGTCGTCTTTGATTGCGAGTTTTCACCGGACGGCGCATGGCTTTCCGTCTGTCTCGGCGGGGGTAAGGGTATCGCCGTCGTTTCCGCCGAAACATGGAAAATATCCCGTATCCTCGAAAATTACGGTGAAGCGGGTTACAACGCTTGTTTTTCAAAAGACATGAGGCTGGCTTCGGTATGCGACGACGGAACGATAAGGCTTTACGACGATTCGTATCGGTTGATCGCCCGGCGCGAAGGGGCGGGCAGGGAACCGTATGGCATCGACTTCTCACCCGACGGCGCCCGGTGCGCGATCGGCTACGTCGGCTTGAAAAAACTCGAAGTCCTTTCATCGGAATCCCTCGCCCCGCTGTACGAACCGCCGGCCGGCGGCCTGTCGCAGGGTTCCGATCTCTCCTGCGTCTGCTGGTCCGCTGACGGAACCTTCCTTGCCGCCGGAGGCAGACACCGGACCGACGAAGGGCGGTACTGGCGATACCCCGTCCGTATGTACAAAAACGGGGGCAAAGGGGCATACGAGGATTATCCCGTATGCAGGAACACGATTTTCGACCTCAAACCATTACCCGGTAATTCCGTCGCGTACTGCAGCGGGTTTCCCGAAATCGGGAGAATCGGTTGCGACGGCAAGCCGTATTTCCACCGGGAAGCCGAGATCCCGGATTTCGGCAACTATCAATCCCGGTACCTGAGGTTTTCACCCGACGCCTCGACGGTGTCATTCAAACCGCAAGGCCCGGCCACATTTACCTTTTCGATCGGGATGAGAGAACTGAGACGTGAAACTTCATCTTTTCCCCTCGCGGTAACGGACAGGGAAGGTCTCGCCGTGACGCACTGGCTCGACGACGTCTCGCCGTGCATCAACGGGAAAAAATGCGGGTTCCTGGTTAAAAACGAACGATCGAGAAGCGCCGCCGTATCGAAGGACGGCAAACGGTGCGTTCTGGGTACGAGTCAACATCTTTATTGCGCCGATGAAAAAGGAACTTTACTCTGGAAAGCCCCCCTTCCCGATCACGGATGGGCGGTCAATATCGCTGACGAAAAAAAAATATGTGTCGTCGCCTGCGGCAACGGCACCCTTCAATGGTACGGTCTCGACAGCGGGAACCTCCTGCTTACCCTTTTCGTTCACGGCGACGGCAAACGATGGATCCTCTTCAGTCCGTCCGGCTATTACGATTGTTCGGCCGGCGCCCAGGATCTTATCGGATGGCATGTCGAAAACGGTATCGACCGCGCGGCGGACTTTTTCCCGGCAGGCCGGTTTTCGTCCCGTTTCTACCGGCCCGATGTCATCCCTTTCCTTCTCGAGGAAAAGAACGAAACGGAATCCCTGAAAGCGGCGGACGGTATCGCCGTCGAAGCGGCGGACGGTATCGCCGGCGGTAAGACGGCGAAAAAAGAAATATTCGAAATCCTCCCCCCCGTTGTCAGTATCGTCAAACCCGCCCCGTTTACGGAAACCGCCGAGAAATCGGTTTCCCTCGTCGTCTCGGTCCGTACACCGTCAAACCAGCCGGTAACGCAACTGAAAATATTGCGGGGGGGCAGACCTTATGAAACAAAAAACCTGAAAAATTTCATCGCGCCCGAAGGAAAGGAAATCCCGCTTTCCTGCGAACTCGTACCGGGACCGAACGATATCACGGTCTGCGCGCGAAACGCTTTCGGATGGAGTGAACCGGTTTGTATCAGCATCACCAAAACCGGTACATCCGGTCATGATTCCCTGATGCCGAAACTATATCTGCTTTCCGTTGGTGTTTCGGCGTATGAAGACCCCCAGCTGCGTCTTGGATTCGCGGCAAAGGACGCGGCGGACTTCTCAAAGGCGATGGCCGTACAGAAAAAACGGCTCTACGGCGAAGTGACCGTCACCCTGCTTACCGATGAAAAGGCGACGAAAGACAATATTCTGGACGGCCTCGACTGGATTCAGAAGGAAACAACCTCCCGCGACATCGCGATGATTTTCTTTGCCGGCCACGGCATCAATGACAATACGGGAAACCTCTATTATCTCCCCGTGGAGGCGGATCTTCAAAAGATAAAACGGACCTGCCTCCCCTCGAACGATATCGCCACAACCATACAATCGATAGCCGGCAAGGTGGTCTACTTTATGGACACATGTCATTCGGGGCTCATCAGTGTCACCGGACGGAGGGGCATTCTCCACCTCGACACGAACAAGGAGGTCATGGAACTCATTCACGCGGAAAACGGCGCCGTTGTTTTCTGTTCCTCATCAGGCAACCAGTACTCTTTGGAAAACGAAGGATGGGGGAACGGCGCGTTCACCCTCGCCCTGGTGGAAGGAATAAGCGGAAAAGCGGATTATATCGGTGAAGGAACCATTACCATCAATCAACTCGATCTCTACATCTCCGAGCGCGTCAAAAAGCTGACCGGGGGAAGGCAGACACCGGTCACCGCAAAGCCGGATACGATCAGGGATTTTCCCATAGCACTGGCCGGGAAATAAGGGATACGGAACATGTCGGATCTGCAAAGAGAAATCGACGAGGCCTTCTCGAAACGTTTCGGCCGGTACCGGGGGAGGGAAAAGAAAATCCAGGTCGCGATTCTCGGCGGGGCGTTCAATCCCGTTACCAGAGCGCATATCGAGATCGCGTCGTTTGTCCTCGATACCGTCCGGATTTTCGACGTCGTGTGGATTATGCCCTGTTTCACCCATATCTTCAACAAACGCCTGGCATCGCCGGAACATAGACTCACTATGTGTTCCATGGCCGCTTCAAAGGATGCGCGCGTCGAGGTGTGCGACTACGAAATAAGAAACGAATTTTCAGGCGGTACTTATTATCTCATGAAAAAGCTGCTCGATGAAGCATTTATAAAGGAAGGGTACGAAATCAGTCTCATTATCGGCCTGGATAACGCCAATGCATTTCATACATGGGTCGAGTACGAGGCACTGGAAAAACTCGTGAGATTTGTCGTCGTTCCGAGACAGGGAGTGGCGGTCGACAATACCGTGGAATGGTACCGCAAGCCCCCGCACATGTATCTTTCCGCGGACAAGCCGATAATGAAGGTTTCATCGACACAGGTGAGGGAATTATTGAAGGATAAAAAAGACATCGAAGCATCGCGATACCTCGATCCGGCGGTTTTTGCATATATTGTCGAACACGGGCTTTACAGGTGAACAAAGACAGCGGGGCAGAAAATTGCTTGACTTTTTTTATGACACTCTTTACAAATTATATACGTTTACGATCGCTTTTTTAAATAACAATAAAGCGTGCCGGACTTTTTCACCTTTTGTTCCATGAGAGGAGGAGCATTATATGAAACGAAATATTTTGGGTATCACGGTATTATGCTTTGGCTTATTATTTCTGGGATGCGGAACAACTCCGCAGGAACCTGAACCGACCGCCGAACCGGAAGCCGAACCGACTCCGGCAAACCTCGGGGCCGCCAAATTCGACACGAGCGCGATCTCTGCGTCAATCCGGGCGATTTCACCGGGCTTTTCTCCCAATGGAGACGGGGTTGTCGATACCATCGAATTTGAAATCGCAGCGAGTCAGACGGATAAATTACAATCATGGAAGGTTGAAATGACGCATTCCGCAAGGGGTGCACAGAAAACCTT
This window of the Spirochaetales bacterium genome carries:
- the nadD gene encoding nicotinate (nicotinamide) nucleotide adenylyltransferase — protein: MSDLQREIDEAFSKRFGRYRGREKKIQVAILGGAFNPVTRAHIEIASFVLDTVRIFDVVWIMPCFTHIFNKRLASPEHRLTMCSMAASKDARVEVCDYEIRNEFSGGTYYLMKKLLDEAFIKEGYEISLIIGLDNANAFHTWVEYEALEKLVRFVVVPRQGVAVDNTVEWYRKPPHMYLSADKPIMKVSSTQVRELLKDKKDIEASRYLDPAVFAYIVEHGLYR
- a CDS encoding caspase family protein; translation: MKPAIAAFLILCIASFTASSGDTSTPGLRINTEMHTSTVHKIDRDAAGKYLLSCSSDKTARLWDAAGGALIRVFRPPIAPGNEGKLYACALSPDGSTAVTGGWTGKNVAGEYCLYVFNTATGEMTGRIGGLDHVVFDCEFSPDGAWLSVCLGGGKGIAVVSAETWKISRILENYGEAGYNACFSKDMRLASVCDDGTIRLYDDSYRLIARREGAGREPYGIDFSPDGARCAIGYVGLKKLEVLSSESLAPLYEPPAGGLSQGSDLSCVCWSADGTFLAAGGRHRTDEGRYWRYPVRMYKNGGKGAYEDYPVCRNTIFDLKPLPGNSVAYCSGFPEIGRIGCDGKPYFHREAEIPDFGNYQSRYLRFSPDASTVSFKPQGPATFTFSIGMRELRRETSSFPLAVTDREGLAVTHWLDDVSPCINGKKCGFLVKNERSRSAAVSKDGKRCVLGTSQHLYCADEKGTLLWKAPLPDHGWAVNIADEKKICVVACGNGTLQWYGLDSGNLLLTLFVHGDGKRWILFSPSGYYDCSAGAQDLIGWHVENGIDRAADFFPAGRFSSRFYRPDVIPFLLEEKNETESLKAADGIAVEAADGIAGGKTAKKEIFEILPPVVSIVKPAPFTETAEKSVSLVVSVRTPSNQPVTQLKILRGGRPYETKNLKNFIAPEGKEIPLSCELVPGPNDITVCARNAFGWSEPVCISITKTGTSGHDSLMPKLYLLSVGVSAYEDPQLRLGFAAKDAADFSKAMAVQKKRLYGEVTVTLLTDEKATKDNILDGLDWIQKETTSRDIAMIFFAGHGINDNTGNLYYLPVEADLQKIKRTCLPSNDIATTIQSIAGKVVYFMDTCHSGLISVTGRRGILHLDTNKEVMELIHAENGAVVFCSSSGNQYSLENEGWGNGAFTLALVEGISGKADYIGEGTITINQLDLYISERVKKLTGGRQTPVTAKPDTIRDFPIALAGK